The DNA sequence GCATTTCAGTCATGTTTCACTAAAAAATTGTGTGCAGatttaactaaacaaaacacagatctgGTGTGTGTGTTGACATATTTTTTAACAATGAACATTAGTTAAAATACAGTGAACAAAAGTTCAAGCTGGTCTACTGTTTAAGCATGGAACAAATATTTGTTTGGCAGGTAGCCATGACACCTTTAATGCTAGAGCATGATAAAATGGCATACTGTTTAGAATAAAATAGCTATTGATGTATTTATTGCAATATTGAAACAGCAACATGAAAAATACGGTTTTGAcaataatacaaaaacataataaaattacACGATTTTCCTATAAGCCTGTGTGTtgaatccttttttttaaacaataaataatattgctttaattttaattcagttcttttaaatcaagatgTTTCTATCATGTGACTCATTTAATATTTAGATGAGATAtccattgtttattttcatcctGCAGACTACACCAGGGGACTTCATTTGAATTCTATGGAGTTTTGGATAAGGACAAGTTTTTCGAGCGTGCAAAGGAGGGAAAATATGAAAGAcaaaagtagatttttttttctaccatttGGAAAAGACAAAGTCAGTAACTCACCATATTACAGACAATGTACAATATGCAGTgaaagaaaatttatttttatggattttaaaTTTAAGCAGCAGCCAGTCTTTGTGTCCaagatattcttatggcctcagataatggacttgtgtctttacttgtcctcttagatctcagtgctacatttgatacagttgatcataatattctcttacaaaggctggaatatgctgtagggatcagggaaacAGCGCTCGGCTGGTTAAAATctcatctgtctgacagattccagtttgttcatgtaaatgataaatcatctttaaactccagggttaattatggagtaccacagggttcagcacttgggccaattctctttattatatgtatgcttccaataggttaaattatcaggcagcataggatacattttcactgttacgctgatgatactcagctttacttatccataaatcctgatgaacccaaccagttagactacaaccatgtcttgaagacataaaaacttggatgacctttcatttttttgcttctaaattcagacaagacagaagtggttgtctttggactggagtctttaaaaaagaaactgcttagtcaatcacttaacctggatggcattaaattgacctccggtaataaagcaaaaaacctcggtgttacttttgaccaggacatgtcatttaaatcccatattaagcaggtttctaggatttccttctttcacctccggaacattgccaaaattagaactatcctgtccaggagtgacgcttaaaaactagttcatgcatttgtttcttcaaggctcaactattgtaattctttactatcaggatgttccacaaaatgcagttaaaacctttcagctgattcagaatgttgcagcaagagttctgatgaaaattaaaaagagagatcctatttctcctattttagcttcacttcactggctccctgttaaatccagaatagaatttaaaattctcctcctcacatgtaaagcccttaatgatctagctccatcatacatcagagatctgatggttccatatgttcctatcagagcacttcgttctcagactgcaggtttactagtggttcctagagtctctagaagtagaatgggaggcagatcttttagttatcaggctcctctcctgtggaaccagctcccagttttagtctgagGCAGACACccagtctacttttaaggctatgcttaaaactttcctttttgataaagcttatagttagggcggcttaggttatcctgagctatcttccttatttttttacctccgctctcctccctccctgttggatggagtaagggggagtcaggtttagcctaaaccggctcagttatggttgatttgcaaacacacccttcatttctgctacctgtatgaccccttctcttttccaatggttataatcaatctgacagagagaggtatcccaatggttgtggtttttagtataacaatggccatcagtgggctctagatggacaaactttatctgtttattattttacttagtgcccctacacgtggcccgttctggggtggccgggctctagcactcggtggtttgaccgggcctccccggcggccccgcgccgttccggaccctttgtggggtgccttgagacgacattgtcgTAAATTAGCGCTATAtagataaataaactgaactgaaactatctctgtagttatgctgctataggcttaggctgctggaggacataatgaccactttcaccctcttcgctacattctcacactactctgcaattttgtattatttgcggttatttcagtttttaacttgttgttctctctcttttctcttcctagaagctacacctggcctgactctgtgtatacctgtgacacctttctggagaggggcattgtccaagcttccgctggcaacaacttaatgctcaccttctaccgatgatccacatggccctgtctttcagtgtttaaccctttctctctcctagatatagcaattgactgagcttttactgcaactaattatatgtgctctctttcagactctatccttgaaaactggctcaaagtttatctgttctttctttctagatgaaacgactaaagcagctacatccattaacatttacttttccttaccatagaaaggactcctggatcagtgcttctgtgttctttttgtgtctctgctgtgttctctcaaacccccagtcagttgtggcagatggccgctcacactgagcctggttctgcaggaggtttcttcctgttaaaagggagtgtttcctctccactgtcgctacatgcatgctcagtatgaggaattgctgcaaagtcaacgccagtgactgtccactgtcgctacatgctaattcaggaggagtgactgccaCAAATCTTttactcaatgcaatctgctgggtttccttagatagaaaaactttttacccaatttgaataaataactgaatctgactgcactgctcaatagttaggattaattggaatgtatgtacctgacttttgtgaagtgccttgagacaacgtgtagtgaattggcgctatataaataaactgaattgaaactgaagaTAGATTTCTTTGGACAataaatctaatctaatctaagcCGTTGTGCCCACGACCATTGTCAGTGTGTGCATGGACATAGATGTCTTAGTGATTGTTTGCTTATTAAAAGGCGGTAAGGAGTTCCCAGGACTCTACATCCCATGACTGCCATCAAACCACTACCTCATTCTCCCCCAACTCCCCAGGCTCTAGGACTACTTTGATGCTAGAATTTGAGGAGCACGTTTTGGCTGTAATTTGTAGCTTTTTCATGTAGCATTTTGACttctgtttttgtatgttttttaaattattattacatGCATGCTTGGTatgagtgattgctgcaaagttacaAACAATGGAAGCGATTGTCCACTGTCAcaacatgctcatccagggCCCCGTTTCAGAAACCGGGGTTAACAAGATCTGAGTACAAAGCAGAAACTGAGTAGATTTGCTTTCTGAGTAGATTTGCTTGGCTGTGTGATACTCTACGTTTTCGTTTTCAGAACAGATGATAACAATTGGCTTAATTAAGTCTGAGTCCAGTTAGCCCTGAGTTAAGCATGAGTATGGGCATATAAGAAGCCCTCATCAGTGGAAGGCAGATGACATGATTCAcctagacaacaggaggaaataagAAGCCTCGAAGCGTGTATTTCTTGTTGAGagaattaaaaatactgatggCATATGTAGTTCTTTACTATAGGTTTTCTGTGCATTAATAGCATTTTAACGCTGTATGTaatatagaaacaaaacaaagacagcaaaatgtaacaaaataaaagagaataaagtgcatttgaaataaaaaaattaaaatgaaaatatcacCAACTTTAGCATTAAATCACCGTTAATACAACGCCGTGATGGTAAACAACAATTAAGTGGAAACATTAACCAAATAGTGTGCAGACATTTTGTTGCGCCACTCATTGTTTCGCCCTCGAGCAAGGAGCACACTGTGACCATCATCCTCTTATGCAGCGTGCCTCGGCATTGCAGGCAGATCACATGCAGTGCCGCACCCCCTGCCACTATGACAATTGATGAAGACAAACAGTGAGCAACGAGCATGTATGCTCGTACTCATGTTTGTTTTCCATGTTAAATAGCCTATtataacataatttaaaattaaatttaattgaaaacGCAGCATTATAAGCAAACAATTGGTATAAAATGTCCAGATTATGTGGGACTAcggaagcagctgatgggtaccTGAAGTCCAAGCAGCATGCGGCTCGGGTGGTTGCTGACACAAAAACTCGGCCGTGGGAGGAGTTCGgagaggccatggaaaatgacttCCGTATGGCTTCGGGGTGATTCCGGTCCACCATCAGCAGCATCTCAGGGGGGAAGAGGTACACCACCAAcaatgtttacagtggggagggtgtgctgTTGACCTCAACAAGGGACGTTGTGGGTCGGTGGGTGGAGTACTTGGAAGACCTCTTCAATCCCACcggcacgtcttccactgaggaagtGGAGCCTGGTTGGGgcgggctctccaatctctggtgctgaggtcactgaggtgattaaaaagctcctcaggggtaatgcccctggggtggatgagatttgcCTGGAGTTagttaaggctctggatgttatAGGGGTGTGTTAGCTAACGCGCCTCTGCAGTATCTAGTGGACAtcgggggcagttccactggactggcagaccagggtggtggtccccctattcacAAAGGGGGACcatagagtgtgttccaactataggtgTGTCACAatcttaagcctccctggtaaggtctattcgggggttctggagaggagggtccgtcggacctcggattcaggaagagcgGTGTTGTTTtggtcctggccgtggaacactggaccagctgtacaccctcagcagggtcctggagggtgcatgggagtcCACCAAACCAgtctacatttatttttagtgcAGTTGCTAAACTTATGCAGAGTCACaactctgttgagccatccattacCCCAGATCTAAGCAGTAATGACTTAATgggatttttcttaaataaaattgattctattcaaaataaaatcattggcataGTCCTGAACATGATTACTTCACcctcagtaagtgagacaaCTTTGGAGGAAAATGCACAACCTGATCTGTGTTaggactgctttgatccagtggagcttcctgagttatcaaaaatatcagCTTTATATAAACCTTCagcttgtatgttagacccaatcccaaccaaattatttaaggaggTGTTCCCTTTGGTTACCAGCCCCATTCTAGATTTTATTAATccatccttagtaaatggatatgtacgaAAGGCTTTTAAGGAAGCtgaaattaaacctttacttaagaaacctaaTTTAGATGATTtactaaattacagacctaaaATTTACAGACATATATCCAATCTTAATAGTTGCTAAtaaagtgtgtgagcatttacacaataATGGTCTGTTTGAAgggtttcagtcaggtttcagggctCATCATAGAGAGACATCACTAgtaaaagtcactaatgatattcttatggtctcagataatggacttgtgtctgtacttgttctgttagatctcagtgatACATTTCATAtagttgatcacaatattctcttacaAAGACTGGATCGTGCTATAGGGATCAACGGAACAGCACtgggctggtttaaatcttatttgtctgacagattccagtttgttcatgtacatgataaatcatcttcaaacatcagggttaattgtggagtaccacagggttcagtttttgggccagttctctttactatatatatgcttccaataggtaaaattatctaTACATCTTCACTGTTATGCTAATGACACTCAACTTTATTTATCTATAATCTTAGTGAGCCCACCCAGTTAGATGGACTACAGGCATGTCTAGAAGACATTAAAACTTGAaagactttaaatgttctgcttcaaCAGACGTTGTCTTCTTTGGACCAGAATCTTTGAacaagaaactgcttagtcaatcaattaatatGGACGTCATTAAAATGACCTCTGGTAatacagtacaaaaaaaaaaacttggtgttatttttgatcaggaATATTTAattcccatattaaacaagtctctggaatttccttctttcacctctggaatattgccacaattagaaatatcctatccaggattGACGCTGAAAAAATAGTCCATGCagttgttacttcaaggctggactattgtaattctttactgtCAGGATAGACTTaacactttcctttttgataaagagtggcttaggttatcctgagctatcactgtagttatgctgctataggcttagactgctggaggacataatgaccattttCACTCTTTCTTCTACATtatcatactactctccaattttgtattttttgctgttatttcagcttttgactCTATGttctttctgtgtgtttttctctttctagaagttACAGCtttctggctctgtgtttagctatgGCACCTTCCTGGAAGGGGACattggctgagctgctgctgcaacttaatgctcaccttctacagatgatacaccaTTAatgatttacttttctttcctacaGAAAGTACCACTGAATTAGTGCTTGTGTTCCTTTTttgtctgctttgttctctcaaacGCATACTGAAcctggctctgctggaggtttcttcctgttaaaagggagtttttcctctccactgtcactacatgcatcctcagtatgagagattgctgcataGTTACAAAAcatgcaagcaactgtccactgtcactacgtGCTCATATAGGGCCCAGTTTCAAAAAGCGGAGGTAACATGCTCAGAGTAGAAAGCATAAATTCTGAGTAGACTCCGGCTCTGTGATTCTCAGGGTTTTTGGTTTCCAACAGGTGGTAACAATTTAGTCACTCAATCCGAGTCCTGTTAACCCTGAGTTAAGCATGAGCACAAGCATATAAGAAACCCTTTTCAATGAAATTCAGATAACACGATTTACCATGGCAACAGGAGGAAATAAGAAGCCTTTGAAGTGTGAATTTCTTGTGGATGGAATTAGAAATATTAATGACCACATATGGAAAGCTATACTTTTGCTCCTGCAAAAGAGTGAGATTTAGCGTAGCAGAGAATTGCTGACCaagaaaatgtgtaaatttGATTTGATGGATAATTAAAGTTGTATTTTCCACATTACACTTATTCAAcgtccaaaaaaaaagtttgtgtaTCTTGACCTAGGAGTATAGAGTGTGTGGGTAAGGTGACCACTTGGTGGGGAGTTAGTTGTATTAATAAGTTGTTTCATGACCTTTTTGGCTTCACACGGAAAAATGTCACGGCAGCTAAGCGTCCGAAGATTCTTCAAAAAGCCCAATAACAATGACGGTGTAGATAAAAGGTGAAAAAAGAGGGACCTATGTACCAACAGATGAAGAACAAGTAATCAGCCCTCTGTAACTACAGAGTGAGCAAGCTGCAGCAAAGGTTTTAGGCCAGAGTACAGAGTTCATTAGTAGCAGGAGTTCTTGTTGAGGAGGAAGGATGGAAAAATTTTCTTGGACGTGTAAAAAAGTCAGTATAAGAAACAGATTTGTACgaagatattttattttatgtcttaagTGCAATTGTTAGTAGTTACTGAGAAcacagtttgtattttttgtcattgcGGATAAAAAGTGATATGTATTCATCTAGTCGATGTGAATTCTCTGTTCAGCTCGTCCGAACTAAATATtaatctgaataaatgaaaataaatgctacttaatgttttacatcatttaaaaaaatcatgtgACGGGTTATATAGATTATGACAGTTTCTGACACTTTCCTTGTCCCAGATCTCAGCTACAAAATAGGCCAATACCAAGGTTAGTGCAATAAACCTTCTACCAAGCAGGGTTGGTTCACGGACAATGTTGCAGGGGTAACTTGACACAGGGTAATGGCTTTTTGAAACCAAATACCCAGGGTATCCACATACTTACCCCATGGAGAAGCTAGCGTTGCATTGGTGgcaatgtgtgtttgtgtgtttgcagggACAAGGTGGGGGTCGTTGCCCCCTGGTGTGTGCTGTCTACCGTGGGACTGCTTAACAGGTAAGTTGATCCTGTCTTAGTGTGGGATCGGGGAATTCAGTGTGGGTACAGGGCTCGGTGTTGCCTGCTATGTTGCTCTTATGTGTGGTGGCTGGGGTGCCATCATGTAGGGCCATTGCCTTGCCATCGCAGCacactgtgtggtgggggggCAGGATGCTGCGGAGGTGCTTGGAGAGGGGGCTGTGTGCAGGGTTCGagctgtgtggatgtgtcttcaGCTTTTTGGGGGTGTAGCTTTCTTGTGGGAGTGTGCCcttgtggggaggggattcatggcatttgtgTTTGGgagcatgtgttcgatatctatATCTCAGGCCCTGTGGGGTCGGGCCGTGTAGTTCAGGTTCAGGCTGTGCCGGCTTAGTCTGGACTGGTGGCTCGGGCAGTCTGTCTGTCTCACCCCCAAAATAAAGGAGACCACCTCCTGGGCCCAGTTGCCTCTCTGTCATATCAGTACTTGGACCTTGGATTATAGTGTGTATGGGCAGTGCGAGTGAGTCTATAACCTCCATTCTTGgatgtctttatgttgggtctgtgggtgtgagtgtttgtatgtgtaAGCCTGAGGGTGGGAATATGTGAtggtgactgtgtgtgcctgtttatTATGTCGTGTTGAGTCTTGGGCTACTTCCTTTCTTGTATCAGCTTGCGCCCCATCAAATGTGTGGCCAATTTGCTccctgccacactacctgcATGCGGCTGGTGTCTCTACCTGTTGGTGGTTCTCTGTgcccggggctgggtgcttggGTGTGTACTAGCTCATTCCCAGTGACTTCTTGGAGGGACCTGGGCCGCCTGTTGCTGATGGGCATCTGTTGGCGGGTTGTGTGCACTTGGCCTAGAGTCTCTGGGTCCATTTCCTGGATCCGTCAACCGGTGGGGTCTGTGGgcttgttgctgcagctccttgggtgttttgcacttttgttaATGTTGTTAGTGTTATATGTGTTTGCTGTTtgtccctgtttttttttccttctttcccgCCTTCTTTTGGCAGGTGTAGAACCAGGCTTCTAGGGTGCTTCTAGGCTCTTCAAcctctcctctattcttatgCCCTCTtccttttaacattttgcacCACCTCTCTCCCgttgtcttttttaaatttttttcacttcattagaaatatatatatatatatatatatatttatatatatatatatatatatatatatatatatatttatatatacattgctcaaaaaaataaagggaaaactcAACACAATATAGCTCctaacttctgtgaaatcaaactgtccacttaggaagcaacactgattgacaatcaatttcacatgctgttgtgcaaataaaatagacaacaggaggaagtctttggcgattagcaagacacactcaataaaagaGAGGTTCTGCAGgttgggaccacagaccacttctcagtacctatgctttctggatgatgttttggtcacttttgattgttggtggtgctttcacactcgtggtagcatgagacggactctacaacccacacaagtggctcaagtagtgcagctcatccaggatggcacatcaatgtgagctgtggcaagaaggtttgttgtgtctgtcagcgtagtgtccagagcctggaggcgctaccaggagacaggccagtacaccaggagacgtggaggaggccgtaggagggcaacaacccagcagcaggaccgctacgtccgcctttgtgcaaggaggaacaggaggagcactgccagagccctgcaaaatgacctccagcaggccactaatgtgcatgtgtctacacaaacggttagaaaccgactccatgaggatggtatgagggcccaacgtccacaaatgggggttgtgctcacagcccaacaccgtgcaggacgcttggcagtTGCCAGAGAAcgccaggattggcaaatttgccaatggcgccctgtgctcttcacagatgatagcaggttcacactgagcacatgtgacagatgtggcagagtctggagacaccgtggagagcgatccgCTGCCTGCAatatccttcagcatgactgctttggcagtgggtcaataatggtgtggggtggcatttctttggatggccgcacagccctccatgtgctcaccagaggtagcctgactgccattaggtaccgagatgagatcctcagaccccttgtgagaccatatgctggtccAGTTGGCCCTgtgttcctcctaatgcaggacaatgctagacctcatgtggctggagtgtgtcagcagttcctgcaagatgaaggcATTGAAGccatggactggcccgcccattccctagacctgaatccgattgagcacatctgggacatcatgtctcactccatccaccaacgtcacgttgcaccacagactgtccaggagttggcggatgctttagtccaggtctgggaggagatccctcaggagaacatccgccgtctcatcaggagcatgcccaggcgttgcagggaggtcatacaggcacgtggaggccacaaaaaatactgagcctcattttgccttgttttaaggacattacatcaaagttggatcagcctgtagtgtgttttaccactttaattttgtgtgtgactccaaatccaggcctctattggttaatacatttgatttccattgatgatttttgtgtgattttgttgtcagcacattcaactttgtacagaacaagtattcaatgagaatattttattcattcagatctaggatgtgttacttgagtgttccctttattcttttgagcagtgtatatatatatatatctcaagtggagcattataacaaaagctgtaatgctccatttgtgaaagtaaatatgtTGGGCTTCTTATTGGCACTTGGACAACAACTCtaagtgctactctgccggagaggacatgtttaaaaaaacactttgtaaaaaaacccaagaaaaaacaaatatggaagCTTGGCTGCTCACGTGATCTCTAAACACAAGTGCAgtaacaaaaggaaaataaaacaaagatgtccacaAAACAGCCAGCTCTATAATGTGTAGAAGCAAGgcagaaaaaacagaagcacGTATTTAAAAAACAGCCTTTCCATgccactgcttctgcagctcCGGAAGCAGTGGCAACTGAAGGGATTCAGACACACATACTCTTTGACTAATTGTTCATCACTGCTCTCTGATGAGAGATAGTTACAAACATCTCATTGGACAGCAATTACAAGCATCTCATTGGACAGCAATTATGATGGTGTAAAAGAGGTCGGTGAGGAGTTTCCAAAAGGTTCTAGCATAGGGACTCGTGGCAAACAGCAATAACTACTGATGTACTGACCGTCTGCAAGTGTTGAATGAAAGTTTTGCAATGCCCTGAAATGCCATGTTTTTGATGTCTTTCTGAAATGATATTAGATGGATGTTCTGTTATGTTGTTTCTATGTCTGatatatgtttttaatgtttaggTCATGGACATACAAGTGACTGTGAACAACACTGATATTCTGACTGACTTACATCCATGCTATGAAACTCTTAATTTCAGTTACAAAATAACCACAACTCCCTCTGTTGTATGTGTAATGTTATATGGTTTTCTTATGCTATTATCTGTTGTAACAGTATGTGGAAACCTCCTTGTAGTAATCtcaatcatttattttgaaCAGCTGCAAACACCCACAAACACTCTCATTCTGTCTCTAGCTGTGGCTGACCTTCTTGTAGGGATATTAGTATTTCCTTTCAGCATGGCCTTCTCTCTCAGTTCTTGTACCTATTATGAGAGTTTATTTTGCAAGGTCCGAGAGAGCTTTGATATATTGTTTAGCACATGCTCTATTATGCACCTGTGCTGTATTTCAGTTGACAGGTATTACGCAGTATGCCAGCCTCTAACCTATAGTTCTAAAATCAGCCGTCACGTTGCTGTCATCATGATCGCTGTGAGCTGGGGTGTTTCTGCTCTCATTGGAATTGGTGTGATAATTcctaaattaaaaaatgaacCATGTTTGGAAACCTGTTTTATTGATGTTCTTATGGCAAACACTATTGGACCAATATTATCATTTTACCTTCCAGTGGTCCTAATGCTTTGCATCTACCTGAAGATCTTTGTTGTTGCACAGAGACAGGCACGGAGCATCCAAACCAGGACTAAGTCTGGATCAAGTGCCAGTAAGATAGAAAGAAAAGCCACTAAAACTCTAGCTATTGTTCTCGgagcttttctgttttgttggaCTCCTTTCTTCCTTTGCATCACATTTCTGCCATTTACCAGTAATTCAGTACCAGTTTCTGTGATTGAAACACTAAACTGGCTAACTTTATCCAATTCGATGCTTAATCCATTTATTTATGCTTTCTTTTACTCATGGTTCAGGTCAGCCTTTAAAACTATTGCTTCTGGGAAAATATTACAAGGCAATCTTTCTAACTTGAGACTGCATTGAATAAATATATTAGGGGGTGGGGTGTTTTGAAAGACAAAAGTAGATTTAATTTTACCAGGGGGGAAAGACAATGTCAAGAGGTCACCATATTGCAGACAATGTGCAAAATGCAGTGAAAGAAAATTGATGTTTATGGATTTTATATTTAAGTGGCAGCCAGTCTTTGTATCCAAGATAGATTTCCTTTGGAGAATAAAGTTAATCTGA is a window from the Girardinichthys multiradiatus isolate DD_20200921_A chromosome 15, DD_fGirMul_XY1, whole genome shotgun sequence genome containing:
- the LOC124882547 gene encoding trace amine-associated receptor 1-like, producing the protein MDIQVTVNNTDILTDLHPCYETLNFSYKITTTPSVVCVMLYGFLMLLSVVTVCGNLLVVISIIYFEQLQTPTNTLILSLAVADLLVGILVFPFSMAFSLSSCTYYESLFCKVRESFDILFSTCSIMHLCCISVDRYYAVCQPLTYSSKISRHVAVIMIAVSWGVSALIGIGVIIPKLKNEPCLETCFIDVLMANTIGPILSFYLPVVLMLCIYLKIFVVAQRQARSIQTRTKSGSSASKIERKATKTLAIVLGAFLFCWTPFFLCITFLPFTSNSVPVSVIETLNWLTLSNSMLNPFIYAFFYSWFRSAFKTIASGKILQGNLSNLRLH